Sequence from the Leptolyngbya boryana PCC 6306 genome:
ACTGTTACGTTCTGCTCAAAGCCTGATCTGAGACCAAGACTTGATTTCGCCTAAATCCTTGAACTGCATGAGCATTACGCACCTGCAAGTTGAATTACGTCTTCAATTTTCGCCTTCCCACGATGCCCATAATTATGTTTGTCCGGGTCGATCTGATGCTTGTAATGGTGCTGTTGGATCTCAGCTTGCCGTGTTCCCTCGATCGTTTCTCCTTTGCGGTTTCGTCCACCGATCGTGGCCACGATCGCTTCTTGGGATTTAGCAAATGCTTTGAGTGTATTAATCCCAATTGCCCATTTTTCTGTATGTTTGCGATCTGGCGCATCGTTGTACGCGAAGATGGCATTGATCGCTTGATTAATGCGTTCGGTTGTTTCCGCCGCTCCTGCTCGTTGTCTCGGTTGGCTTGCTTCCTTTTGGACTGCCTTGCTTGTTTCAGTTGGTTGACTGGGTGTAATTGTCTCGTGCGTTTCGGCTGAAGTTGCTTTCGGTTTTGCGGCTCTCACAGGTGTAGCAGGAGGATTAACTTGAGTCTGCAACAGTGCCTTGTTCACCTCGACCAGTTGCGCGATCGCGGCAATCAGTTGATCAAATTTCTCCGCTTGTGGAATTGCGAGCGTTGAAACTGGAGTGACTTCGGAAGTATCCAATTCCGACTGATCCAATTCCGACTGAGCTTCTACTGTTTGAGGTTGCATCGGGATATCCTCTTCTACGGTTGATTGAAGCTGACCCAAAGTGTTCTGCTGTGATTCAAACCAGTTCAGAAAAGCGTGGAAGCGTTCTTGCTGTTGTGTCCCTGCATCTCTAAACTGCTCTAGAATTTGGTCAAATCGCTGCTTGTCTTCTTGCCAGATGCGATAAGAGGAGCGCGTTTTGCGCTCTTTTGGTGTGGGTTGGTTCTCTGGCATTCCAGCTATAAAAGTATCCAATGGTTGAATTCCTCCATGCCCCAATTTGATGCCCTTGCGCTTGCCACGATGGAGCGCGATCAATTCGTCTTCAATTTCGTACAGGCGGTAGTGTCGTTCTGAGCTAAAGGTTTCGAGCCGTTGCTGAAGTTTGCGACCGTCGCTTTTCTCGCTCTGGGTCAGCGTCTCGAAATGCCCCATAATGTGCGCCTTAAACAAAAGGTCATCGACGTGCTTGGGGCAATACCAAAAGGTTGCAATGCAGCAAAAGACCGACCGCCACAAGTGGGTATAGAGTTTGTCTTTTCCACCTGGAGCGGGAACGAGATCCGCAAAGTGACGATCGCTCATTTCTGCTACCTTGTTCTCATTCGCATCGGCTGGGGTAATACGTCGAAGTTTGGCAACACCTTCTAAAAACCGTTTTGCTGTGGTGAGCAGCGGAATAACAAAAATGAGTGGAACTGTCTCACCCCGCCGCTTTAAAGCCCCTCTAAAGGACACGCTCCACTGATCCCTCGCTTCAAACTCAGCGGTGTA
This genomic interval carries:
- a CDS encoding protelomerase family protein; translated protein: MTRKWLQDAIALDYIPKIEELQDTPKGHKQAEALNQRIRQQWSDRGSKTLSQQQGLMDQTRRVIKDSLGENHWSLNYIGFSREENFELNRQKQGRARDRQLQQCYLHDPDAIVARAVSLLESPDWATVAAALSLLSGRRLGEVLYTAEFEARDQWSVSFRGALKRRGETVPLIFVIPLLTTAKRFLEGVAKLRRITPADANENKVAEMSDRHFADLVPAPGGKDKLYTHLWRSVFCCIATFWYCPKHVDDLLFKAHIMGHFETLTQSEKSDGRKLQQRLETFSSERHYRLYEIEDELIALHRGKRKGIKLGHGGIQPLDTFIAGMPENQPTPKERKTRSSYRIWQEDKQRFDQILEQFRDAGTQQQERFHAFLNWFESQQNTLGQLQSTVEEDIPMQPQTVEAQSELDQSELDTSEVTPVSTLAIPQAEKFDQLIAAIAQLVEVNKALLQTQVNPPATPVRAAKPKATSAETHETITPSQPTETSKAVQKEASQPRQRAGAAETTERINQAINAIFAYNDAPDRKHTEKWAIGINTLKAFAKSQEAIVATIGGRNRKGETIEGTRQAEIQQHHYKHQIDPDKHNYGHRGKAKIEDVIQLAGA